Proteins encoded in a region of the Spiroplasma endosymbiont of Amphimallon solstitiale genome:
- a CDS encoding IS256 family transposase, whose protein sequence is MAKKQNINNNDPISKAVDLLLENTEDLTTVFKEGGLYKELTKRLVEKMLNSEMQNYLGYEKNQHSNTENARNGTSSKKLITQQGKIEIDVPRDRNSDFTPVIVAKRQRRFDGFDQQVLSLYAKGMTLSDIRMQLQELYHGADISESVISQITDDVIDDVKTWQNRPLESIYPIVYFDCIVVKVRQDKRIINKSVYIALGVDLEGKKDVLGLWISENEGAKFWLANFTEMKNRGLNDILIACSDNLTGMSEAIQAVYPKTEHQLCIVHQIRNSLKYVSYKHRKTLVTDLKPIYSACSEEQAMQALESFESKWNKQYPQIAKSWYKNWENLMIFISYPAEIKRVIYTTNAIESVNSQLRKVIRNKKAFPNDMSVFKIFYLAIENITKKWTLPIQNWNTAIVHFMIKFEDRINLN, encoded by the coding sequence ATGGCTAAAAAACAAAATATTAATAATAATGATCCAATATCAAAAGCAGTAGATTTATTATTAGAAAATACTGAAGATTTAACAACAGTTTTTAAAGAAGGGGGTTTATATAAAGAATTAACAAAACGTTTAGTTGAAAAAATGTTGAATTCTGAAATGCAAAATTATTTAGGATATGAAAAAAATCAACATAGTAATACTGAAAATGCTCGTAATGGTACAAGTTCAAAAAAATTAATAACTCAACAAGGTAAAATTGAGATTGATGTACCAAGAGATCGCAATAGTGATTTTACTCCTGTAATAGTTGCAAAAAGACAGCGAAGATTTGATGGTTTTGATCAACAAGTGCTTTCACTATATGCAAAAGGTATGACTCTATCTGACATTAGAATGCAGTTACAAGAGTTATATCATGGTGCTGATATTAGTGAAAGTGTTATTAGTCAAATTACTGATGATGTTATTGATGATGTCAAAACATGACAAAATCGACCATTAGAAAGCATTTATCCGATTGTTTATTTTGATTGTATAGTAGTTAAAGTTCGACAAGATAAACGGATTATTAATAAATCAGTTTATATAGCATTAGGAGTTGATTTAGAAGGTAAAAAAGATGTTTTAGGCTTATGAATTAGTGAAAATGAAGGTGCTAAATTTTGATTAGCTAATTTCACAGAAATGAAAAATCGAGGCTTAAATGATATTTTGATTGCTTGTAGTGATAATTTAACAGGCATGTCAGAAGCAATACAAGCAGTTTATCCTAAAACAGAACATCAATTATGCATTGTTCATCAAATTCGAAATAGTTTAAAATATGTTTCATACAAACATCGAAAAACTCTAGTTACAGATTTAAAACCAATTTATAGTGCATGTAGTGAAGAACAAGCAATGCAAGCTTTAGAATCATTTGAAAGTAAATGAAATAAACAATATCCCCAAATTGCTAAATCTTGATATAAAAATTGAGAAAATTTGATGATTTTTATTAGTTATCCTGCAGAAATCAAAAGAGTAATTTATACAACAAATGCTATTGAATCTGTTAATAGTCAATTACGAAAAGTTATTAGAAACAAAAAAGCTTTTCCTAATGATATGTCAGTTTTTAAAATATTTTATTTAGCAATTGAAAATATAACAAAAAAATGAACATTGCCTATTCAAAATTGAAATACAGCAATTGTTCATTTTATGATAAAATTTGAAGACAGAATTAATCTGAACTAG
- a CDS encoding IS256 family transposase, with amino-acid sequence MAKKQNINNNDPISKAVDLLLENTEDLTTVFKEGGLYKELTKRLVEKMLNSEMQNYLGYEKNQHSNTENARNGTSSKKLITQQGKIEIDVPRDRNSDFTPVIVAKRQRRFDGFDQQVLSLYAKGMTLSDIRMQLQELYHGADISESVISQITDDVIDDVKAWQNRPLESVYPIVYFDCIVVKVRQDKRIINKSVYIALGVDLEGKKDVLGLWISENEGAKFWLANFTEMKNRGLNDILIACSDNLTGMSEAIQAVYPKTEHQLCIVHQIRNSLKYVSYKHRKTLVTDLKPIYSACSEEQAMQALESFESKWNKQYPQIAKSWYKNWENLMIFISYPAEIKRVIYTTNAIESVNSQLRKVIRNKKAFPNDMSVFKIFYLAIENITKKWTLPIQNWNTAIAHFMIKFEDRINLN; translated from the coding sequence ATGGCTAAAAAACAAAATATTAATAATAATGATCCAATATCAAAAGCAGTAGATTTATTATTAGAAAATACTGAAGATTTAACAACAGTTTTTAAAGAAGGGGGTTTATATAAAGAATTAACAAAACGTTTAGTTGAAAAAATGTTGAATTCTGAAATGCAAAATTATTTAGGATATGAAAAAAATCAACATAGTAATACTGAAAATGCTCGTAATGGTACAAGTTCAAAAAAATTAATAACTCAACAAGGTAAAATTGAGATTGATGTACCAAGAGATCGCAATAGTGATTTTACTCCTGTAATAGTTGCAAAAAGACAGCGAAGATTTGATGGTTTTGATCAACAAGTGCTTTCACTATATGCAAAAGGTATGACTCTATCTGACATTAGAATGCAGTTACAAGAGTTATATCATGGTGCTGATATTAGTGAAAGTGTTATTAGTCAAATTACTGATGATGTTATTGATGATGTCAAAGCATGACAAAATCGACCATTAGAAAGCGTTTATCCGATTGTTTATTTTGATTGTATAGTAGTTAAAGTTCGACAAGATAAACGGATTATTAATAAATCAGTTTATATAGCATTAGGAGTTGATTTAGAAGGTAAAAAAGATGTTTTAGGCTTATGAATTAGTGAAAATGAAGGTGCTAAATTTTGATTAGCTAATTTCACAGAAATGAAAAATCGAGGCTTAAATGATATTTTGATTGCTTGTAGTGATAATTTAACAGGCATGTCAGAAGCAATACAAGCAGTTTATCCTAAAACAGAACATCAATTATGCATTGTTCATCAAATTCGAAATAGTTTAAAATATGTTTCATACAAACATCGAAAAACTCTAGTTACAGATTTAAAACCAATTTATAGTGCATGTAGTGAAGAACAAGCAATGCAAGCTTTAGAATCATTTGAAAGTAAATGAAATAAACAATATCCCCAAATTGCTAAATCTTGATATAAAAATTGAGAAAATTTGATGATTTTTATTAGTTATCCTGCAGAAATCAAAAGAGTAATTTATACAACAAATGCTATTGAATCTGTTAATAGTCAATTACGAAAAGTTATTAGAAACAAAAAAGCTTTTCCTAATGATATGTCAGTTTTTAAAATATTTTATTTAGCAATTGAAAATATAACAAAAAAATGAACATTGCCTATTCAAAATTGAAATACAGCAATTGCTCATTTTATGATAAAATTTGAAGACAGAATTAATCTGAACTAG
- a CDS encoding IS256 family transposase — MAKKQNINNNDPISKAVDLLLENTEDLTTVFKEGGLYKELTKRLVEKMLNSEMQNYLGYEKNQHSNTENARNGTSSKKLITQQGKIEIDVPRDRNSDFTPVIVAKRQRRFDGFDQQVLSLYAKGMTLSDIRMQLQELYHGADISESVISQITDDVIDDVKTWQNRPLESIYPIVYFDCIVVKVRQDKRIINKSVYIALGVDLEGKKDVLGLWISENEGAKFWLANFTEMKNRGLNDILIACSDNLTGMSEAIQAVYPKTEHQLCIVHQIRNSLKYVSYKHRKTLVTDLKPIYSACSEEQAMQALESFESKWNKQYSQIAKSWYKNWENLMIFISYPAEIKRVIYTTNAIESVNSQLRKVIRNKKAFPNDMSVFKIFYLAIENITKKWTLPIQNWNTAIAHFMIKFEDRINLN; from the coding sequence ATGGCTAAAAAACAAAATATTAATAATAATGATCCAATATCAAAAGCAGTAGATTTATTATTAGAAAATACTGAAGATTTAACAACAGTTTTTAAAGAAGGGGGTTTATATAAAGAATTAACAAAACGTTTAGTTGAAAAAATGTTGAATTCTGAAATGCAAAATTATTTAGGATATGAAAAAAATCAACATAGTAATACTGAAAATGCTCGTAATGGTACAAGTTCAAAAAAATTAATAACTCAACAAGGTAAAATTGAGATTGATGTACCAAGAGATCGCAATAGTGATTTTACTCCTGTAATAGTTGCAAAAAGACAGCGAAGATTTGATGGTTTTGATCAACAAGTGCTTTCACTATATGCAAAAGGTATGACTCTATCTGACATTAGAATGCAGTTACAAGAGTTATATCATGGTGCTGATATTAGTGAAAGTGTTATTAGTCAAATTACTGATGATGTTATTGATGATGTCAAAACATGACAAAATCGACCATTAGAAAGCATTTATCCGATTGTTTATTTTGATTGTATAGTAGTTAAAGTTCGACAAGATAAACGGATTATTAATAAATCAGTTTATATAGCATTAGGAGTTGATTTAGAAGGTAAAAAAGATGTTTTAGGCTTATGAATTAGTGAAAATGAAGGTGCTAAATTTTGATTAGCTAATTTCACAGAAATGAAAAATCGAGGCTTAAATGATATTTTGATTGCTTGTAGTGATAATTTAACAGGCATGTCAGAAGCAATACAAGCAGTTTATCCTAAAACAGAACATCAATTATGCATTGTTCATCAAATTCGAAATAGTTTAAAATATGTTTCATACAAACATCGAAAAACTCTAGTTACAGATTTAAAACCAATTTATAGTGCATGTAGTGAAGAACAAGCAATGCAAGCTTTAGAATCATTTGAAAGTAAATGAAATAAACAATATTCCCAAATTGCTAAATCTTGATATAAAAATTGAGAAAATTTGATGATTTTTATTAGTTATCCTGCAGAAATCAAAAGAGTAATTTATACAACAAATGCTATTGAATCTGTTAATAGTCAATTACGAAAAGTTATTAGAAACAAAAAAGCTTTTCCTAATGATATGTCAGTTTTTAAAATATTTTATTTAGCAATTGAAAATATAACAAAAAAATGAACATTGCCTATTCAAAATTGAAATACAGCAATTGCTCATTTTATGATAAAATTTGAAGATAGAATTAATCTGAACTAG
- a CDS encoding IS256 family transposase produces the protein MAKKQNINNNDPISKAVDLLLENTEDLTTVFKEGGLYKELTKRLVEKMLNSEMQNYLGYEKNQHSNTENARNGTSSKKLITQQGKIEIDVPRDRNSDFTPVIVAKRQRRFDGFDQQVLSLYAKGMTLSDIRMQLQELYHGADISESVISQITDDVIDDVKTWQNRPLESIYPIVYFDCIVVKVRQDKRIINKSVYIALGVDLEGKKDVLGLWISENEGAKFWLANFTEMKNRGLNDILIACSDNLTGMSEAIQAVYPKTEHQLCIVHQIRNSLKYVSYKHRKTLVTDLKPIYSACSEEQAMQALESFESKWNKQYPQIAKSWYKNWENLMIFISYPAEIKRVIYTTNAIESVNSQLRKVIRNKKAFPNDMSVFKIFYLAIENITKKWTLPIQNWNTAIAHFMIKFEDRINLN, from the coding sequence ATGGCTAAAAAACAAAATATTAATAATAATGATCCAATATCAAAAGCAGTAGATTTATTATTAGAAAATACTGAAGATTTAACAACAGTTTTTAAAGAAGGGGGTTTATATAAAGAATTAACAAAACGTTTAGTTGAAAAAATGTTGAATTCTGAAATGCAAAATTATTTAGGATATGAAAAAAATCAACATAGTAATACTGAAAATGCTCGTAATGGTACAAGTTCAAAAAAATTAATAACTCAACAAGGTAAAATTGAGATTGATGTACCAAGAGATCGCAATAGTGATTTTACTCCTGTAATAGTTGCAAAAAGACAGCGAAGATTTGATGGTTTTGATCAACAAGTGCTTTCACTATATGCAAAAGGTATGACTCTATCTGACATTAGAATGCAGTTACAAGAGTTATATCATGGTGCTGATATTAGTGAAAGTGTTATTAGTCAAATTACTGATGATGTTATTGATGATGTCAAAACATGACAAAATCGACCATTAGAAAGCATTTATCCGATTGTTTATTTTGATTGTATAGTAGTTAAAGTTCGACAAGATAAACGGATTATTAATAAATCAGTTTATATAGCATTAGGAGTTGATTTAGAAGGTAAAAAAGATGTTTTAGGCTTATGAATTAGTGAAAATGAAGGTGCTAAATTTTGATTAGCTAATTTCACAGAAATGAAAAATCGAGGCTTAAATGATATTTTGATTGCTTGTAGTGATAATTTAACAGGCATGTCAGAAGCAATACAAGCAGTTTATCCTAAAACAGAACATCAATTATGCATTGTTCATCAAATTCGAAATAGTTTAAAATATGTTTCATACAAACATCGAAAAACTCTAGTTACAGATTTAAAACCAATTTATAGTGCATGTAGTGAAGAACAAGCAATGCAAGCTTTAGAATCATTTGAAAGTAAATGAAATAAACAATATCCCCAAATTGCTAAATCTTGATATAAAAATTGAGAAAATTTGATGATTTTTATTAGTTATCCTGCAGAAATCAAAAGAGTAATTTATACAACAAATGCTATTGAATCTGTTAATAGTCAATTACGAAAAGTTATTAGAAACAAAAAAGCTTTTCCTAATGATATGTCAGTTTTTAAAATATTTTATTTAGCAATTGAAAATATAACAAAAAAATGAACATTGCCTATTCAAAATTGAAATACAGCAATTGCTCATTTTATGATAAAATTTGAAGACAGAATTAATCTGAACTAG
- a CDS encoding Mbov_0401 family ICE element transposase-like protein, producing the protein MSFNYLWTLKEATKRMYQSFKEDIKNQWEKTDWRILKERDRKYIPVKIKTRTRNTINGLVTYKCRDYKYYDEQLKKWVPVCLLDEKLQLPKYKRTCQDIKNNVIEHFADGKKYVDILHTMKQTKFSTTSVGRIFQEYQVSKLDVPKIKLEPNQFIYISIDDGHRKFWKFKRNSGKYSMRLVLFCTDNVNHKLVNKRVDVIIRPTKTKIGVQKTAEFILEQGNRFFENFDQAKIIICGDSAEWIKDVADYLGAQFVLDKFHLVKKLYVGIIAGNKGKYFEEYNTCRNFIENGQYDELIKYMNEILKNHKKLKKQYFKNNKQGIENQGAKWNIGTFAESNIWYILKEMLFNFVEKYGWPKIIHQFTLKILFLIKNLLKVTLFSVKIL; encoded by the coding sequence ATGAGTTTTAATTACTTATGAACTTTAAAAGAAGCAACTAAAAGAATGTATCAATCATTTAAAGAGGATATAAAAAATCAATGAGAAAAAACAGATTGAAGAATCTTAAAAGAAAGAGATAGAAAATATATTCCAGTTAAAATTAAAACAAGAACTAGAAATACTATCAATGGTCTTGTTACTTATAAATGTCGTGATTATAAATATTATGATGAACAATTAAAAAAATGAGTTCCTGTTTGTTTATTAGATGAAAAATTGCAATTACCTAAATATAAAAGAACTTGTCAAGATATAAAAAATAATGTTATTGAACATTTTGCAGATGGAAAAAAATATGTTGATATTTTACATACTATGAAACAAACAAAATTTAGTACAACAAGTGTTGGAAGAATATTTCAAGAATATCAAGTTAGTAAATTAGATGTTCCTAAAATAAAATTAGAACCAAATCAATTTATTTATATTAGCATTGATGATGGACATCGTAAGTTTTGAAAATTTAAACGAAATTCTGGTAAATATTCAATGCGTTTAGTATTATTTTGTACAGATAATGTTAATCATAAATTAGTTAATAAAAGAGTAGATGTAATAATAAGACCAACAAAAACTAAAATTGGAGTTCAAAAAACTGCTGAATTTATTTTAGAACAAGGAAATAGATTTTTTGAAAATTTTGACCAAGCAAAAATCATTATTTGTGGAGATAGTGCAGAGTGAATTAAAGATGTTGCTGATTATTTAGGTGCACAATTTGTTTTAGATAAATTCCATTTAGTTAAAAAGTTGTATGTAGGAATTATTGCTGGAAACAAGGGAAAATATTTTGAAGAATATAATACTTGTAGAAATTTTATTGAAAATGGTCAATATGATGAATTAATAAAGTATATGAATGAAATATTAAAAAATCATAAAAAATTAAAAAAACAATATTTTAAAAATAATAAACAAGGTATTGAAAATCAAGGTGCAAAATGAAATATTGGTACTTTTGCTGAAAGTAATATTTGATATATTTTAAAAGAAATGCTTTTTAATTTTGTAGAAAAGTATGGATGACCAAAAATTATTCATCAATTTACACTTAAAATATTATTTTTAATTAAAAATTTGTTAAAAGTAACATTATTTAGTGTAAAAATTCTCTAA